Proteins encoded within one genomic window of Rossellomorea vietnamensis:
- a CDS encoding YerC/YecD family TrpR-related protein, producing MQINKLRGKELDQLFNAVLSLQNLEECYRFFDDLCTINEIQSLAQRLEVARMLQDGKTYHKIETETGASTATISRVKRCLNYGNDAYQLVLDRVHQEEK from the coding sequence ATGCAAATAAATAAACTACGAGGCAAGGAGCTGGATCAGTTATTCAACGCTGTTCTTTCCCTGCAAAATCTTGAAGAATGTTATCGTTTCTTTGATGACCTTTGTACGATCAACGAAATTCAATCTCTTGCCCAGCGCCTTGAAGTCGCACGTATGCTTCAGGACGGGAAGACGTATCACAAGATTGAAACTGAAACAGGTGCAAGTACGGCAACGATTTCCCGTGTGAAGCGCTGCTTGAACTATGGAAATGATGCCTATCAGTTAGTATTGGATCGTGTACATCAAGAAGAAAAATAA
- the aceA gene encoding isocitrate lyase, whose amino-acid sequence MVKANNERVTALQENWEMDQRWKGITRPYSAEDVIRLRGSIDIEHTLARRGSEKLWNLLHEEDYINALGALTGNQAVQQVRAGLKAIYLSGWQVAADANLSGHMYPDQSLYPANSVPSVVKRINQALQRADQVHYVEGDESIDWFVPIVADAEAGFGGQLNVFELMKGMIEAGASAVHFEDQLSSEKKCGHLGGKVLLPTQTAVKNLISARLASDVMGVPTLIVARTDANAADLITSDVDPYDAQFITGDRTPEGFFRTNAGLDQAIARGLAYAPYADLVWCETSEPNLEEARRFAEAIHAEHPGKLLAYNCSPSFNWKKKLDDETIAKFQVELGKMGYKFQFVTLAGFHALNHSMFELARGYKDRGMAAYSQLQEAEFASEKHGYSATRHQREVGTGYFDEVSMVISGGTSSTTALKGSTEAAQF is encoded by the coding sequence ATGGTAAAAGCAAATAACGAACGTGTAACGGCACTACAGGAAAACTGGGAAATGGATCAACGCTGGAAGGGGATTACACGCCCGTACTCAGCTGAAGATGTTATTCGTCTTAGAGGATCCATCGACATTGAGCACACTCTGGCCCGCAGGGGTTCGGAAAAGCTGTGGAATCTCCTTCACGAAGAAGACTATATCAATGCTCTTGGCGCCCTGACAGGAAACCAGGCGGTTCAACAAGTAAGAGCCGGACTGAAAGCCATTTATCTAAGCGGATGGCAGGTTGCAGCGGATGCTAACCTTTCAGGTCATATGTATCCGGATCAAAGTCTGTACCCGGCAAACTCAGTTCCATCCGTCGTAAAGAGAATCAACCAGGCCCTTCAGCGCGCAGATCAGGTCCATTATGTAGAAGGGGATGAATCGATCGATTGGTTCGTGCCGATCGTGGCCGATGCTGAAGCCGGATTCGGTGGCCAGTTGAACGTGTTCGAATTAATGAAGGGGATGATTGAAGCAGGGGCTTCTGCCGTCCACTTTGAGGATCAGCTTTCGTCTGAGAAGAAGTGCGGTCATCTGGGAGGGAAAGTCCTTCTTCCTACCCAAACGGCTGTTAAAAACCTTATTTCCGCCCGTCTTGCTTCAGATGTAATGGGAGTGCCGACGTTAATCGTTGCGCGTACGGATGCCAATGCCGCGGACTTGATCACGAGCGATGTTGATCCATATGATGCCCAGTTCATCACCGGTGATCGAACTCCTGAAGGGTTCTTCCGTACAAATGCCGGCCTTGATCAGGCCATCGCAAGAGGCCTGGCATATGCTCCTTATGCGGATCTTGTGTGGTGTGAAACATCTGAACCAAATCTTGAAGAAGCGCGTCGATTTGCAGAGGCGATTCATGCTGAACATCCAGGTAAATTACTGGCTTATAACTGTTCCCCGTCCTTTAACTGGAAAAAGAAATTGGACGATGAAACGATTGCCAAATTCCAGGTGGAGCTCGGTAAAATGGGCTATAAATTCCAGTTCGTTACACTTGCAGGCTTCCACGCTTTGAACCACAGCATGTTCGAGCTTGCGAGAGGGTACAAAGATCGCGGTATGGCTGCTTATTCACAGCTGCAGGAAGCAGAGTTTGCCAGCGAAAAGCACGGATATTCCGCTACAAGGCATCAGCGTGAAGTCGGAACCGGCTACTTTGACGAGGTATCCATGGTGATATCAGGTGGTACATCCTCCACAACAGCTCTGAAAGGTTCAACGGAGGCAGCACAATTCTAA
- a CDS encoding CamS family sex pheromone protein, translating to MKKGISVALSALVLLGGCAPTFEKQDQVVQENQDSEAKKAIIPSFQISKEYYKTMLPYETSNTRGVVVNDLGSRYDINEIETGLLRVAQNRFSTDEYFFKEGQFLTKKTVDSWLQRKYTSEQLKEKGLKESENVGLNPVQSKGENAPIYLAHVVEHNYLMKKEDNKVRLGGVAIALSLNSVQYETNMSNGTRTVKNLSNEVLKEQGAKIAGEVLNRLRQKKELQNVPIMISLYKQAPKDQVVPGHFFAYTTVEPDQNGIQDWKGINEDYYLFPSPEAQENHPNDFKVFNELKTDIEKYFPVYTGLTGQALYQDQKLSKMEFEVALSFQGKAETIGFAQHLTNMIGKQTPDSWEVELLVSSSYGPEALIIKKPGSKETYLHIYE from the coding sequence ATGAAAAAAGGGATTTCGGTCGCTCTCTCCGCATTAGTGTTACTGGGAGGCTGTGCTCCGACATTTGAGAAACAGGATCAGGTCGTCCAGGAAAATCAGGATAGTGAAGCCAAGAAAGCCATCATACCAAGCTTTCAAATTTCGAAAGAATACTACAAGACGATGCTTCCGTATGAAACGAGTAATACCCGGGGAGTCGTCGTGAATGACCTGGGTTCAAGATATGATATTAATGAAATCGAGACGGGCTTATTAAGGGTTGCCCAAAATCGGTTTTCGACGGATGAATATTTCTTCAAAGAAGGCCAATTCCTTACCAAGAAGACGGTGGATAGCTGGCTGCAACGAAAGTACACCAGTGAACAGCTGAAGGAAAAAGGGTTGAAGGAATCTGAAAATGTCGGACTTAATCCCGTGCAGTCAAAAGGGGAAAATGCCCCGATCTATTTGGCCCACGTCGTCGAACATAATTACTTGATGAAAAAAGAAGATAACAAGGTGCGTCTTGGTGGAGTGGCCATCGCCTTGTCCCTGAATTCTGTCCAATATGAGACCAATATGTCAAATGGGACAAGAACTGTAAAGAATCTTTCCAATGAGGTTTTGAAAGAACAGGGAGCGAAAATCGCGGGTGAAGTACTCAACCGGCTTCGTCAGAAAAAAGAACTCCAAAACGTGCCGATTATGATCTCCCTTTATAAGCAGGCTCCGAAAGATCAGGTCGTCCCTGGTCACTTCTTTGCCTACACAACCGTGGAACCGGACCAAAACGGCATTCAGGACTGGAAAGGGATCAATGAAGACTATTATTTATTCCCTTCCCCGGAAGCCCAGGAGAACCACCCGAACGATTTCAAAGTCTTTAACGAACTGAAAACAGACATCGAAAAGTATTTTCCTGTATACACAGGACTGACAGGACAAGCGCTCTATCAAGATCAGAAGCTGTCCAAAATGGAATTCGAAGTGGCCCTTTCCTTCCAGGGGAAAGCGGAAACCATCGGATTCGCCCAGCATCTGACCAATATGATCGGCAAACAGACCCCGGACAGCTGGGAGGTAGAACTCCTCGTCTCCTCTTCCTATGGACCTGAAGCGCTGATCATCAAGAAACCGGGCAGTAAAGAAACCTATTTACACATTTATGAATAA
- a CDS encoding heptaprenylglyceryl phosphate synthase translates to MYDVQKWSHVFKLDPNKRIDDEDLEAVCESGTDAIIVGGTDGVTLEKVLDLMARVRRYTVPCILEVSNLESITPGFDLYFIPMVMNSQNMNWVTGLHHQAVKEYGEIMNWDEILVEGYCILNRDCKAAKVTEANTDISSEDAAAYAMMAERMFNLPIFYLEYSGTYGDVETVKEVKDSLENTTLFYGGGIETREQAREMAAVSDVVVVGNAVYDNLQEALKTVKAVKG, encoded by the coding sequence ATGTATGATGTCCAAAAGTGGAGCCATGTGTTTAAACTAGATCCGAATAAACGAATAGATGATGAAGATTTAGAAGCAGTATGTGAATCAGGAACAGACGCGATCATCGTGGGGGGAACGGACGGTGTAACCCTTGAAAAGGTTCTTGATTTGATGGCACGAGTGAGACGATATACGGTTCCTTGTATTCTGGAGGTATCAAATTTGGAGTCGATTACTCCCGGCTTCGATTTGTATTTCATTCCGATGGTGATGAACAGTCAGAACATGAACTGGGTGACGGGACTGCATCACCAGGCTGTGAAGGAATATGGAGAAATCATGAATTGGGACGAAATCCTTGTAGAAGGATATTGTATATTGAACCGTGACTGTAAGGCGGCGAAGGTAACGGAAGCGAACACAGACATTTCAAGTGAAGACGCGGCAGCTTATGCCATGATGGCAGAAAGAATGTTCAACCTGCCGATCTTTTATCTGGAGTACAGTGGTACATATGGAGATGTTGAAACGGTAAAAGAGGTAAAGGATTCACTGGAAAACACGACATTATTCTACGGCGGGGGAATTGAAACCCGGGAGCAGGCGAGGGAAATGGCTGCTGTCTCAGATGTTGTCGTCGTTGGAAATGCTGTATATGACAATCTGCAAGAAGCATTAAAGACGGTTAAAGCAGTGAAAGGATAA
- the pcrA gene encoding DNA helicase PcrA: MQFLTDRLLNGMNPEQAEAVKATEGPLLIMAGAGSGKTRVLTHRIAYLMVEKGVNPYNILAITFTNKAAREMRDRIENILGGASENIWISTFHSMCVRILRRDIDRIGMNRNFTILDSTDQQSVIKSILKEKNIDPKKFDPRSLLGSISSAKNELTTPEELSKQVGGYYDQVVSDVYTEYQKRLRKNQALDFDDLIMTTIQLFQRVPEVLEYYQRKFQYIHVDEYQDTNRAQYMLVKLLASRFQNLCVVGDSDQSIYRWRGADIANILSFEKDYPRATVIFLEQNYRSTKRILQAANEVIQKNSNRKPKNLWTENHDGEKISYFRADTEQTEAQFVTGKIKELMETGKKKYSDFAILYRTNAQSRVMEEVLLKSNIEYSIVGGIKFYDRKEIKDILAYLRLISNPDDDISLQRVINVPKRGVGATSIDKIARYAQDHDISMFRALAEADFIGLSPKITKAVIEFMEMVKGYTSMQEYLSVTELVEEILEKSGYTDMLKAEKSIESQSRLENLDEFLSVTKSFEQSNDDKSLVAFLTDLALVADIDKLDEDDQPKDSVILMTLHAAKGLEFPVVFLMGMEEGVFPHSRSLMEEDEMEEERRLAYVGITRAEEQLFLTNAQMRTLFGQTKMNPVSRFINEIPADLLDDVMAEKKTAFTPFGKSAAKSPSRPAPRKPVARPVQTTTGGESVAWQVGDKAQHKKWGTGTVVSVKGSGDSVELDIAFPSPMGVKRLLAKFAPIEKA; this comes from the coding sequence ATGCAATTTTTGACTGATCGACTGTTGAATGGAATGAATCCCGAGCAGGCAGAAGCTGTGAAGGCAACGGAAGGGCCGTTACTGATCATGGCAGGGGCAGGCTCCGGGAAGACAAGGGTATTGACGCATCGGATTGCGTATCTAATGGTGGAAAAAGGCGTCAATCCTTACAATATTTTAGCGATTACCTTTACGAATAAAGCGGCAAGAGAGATGAGGGATCGTATTGAAAACATCCTGGGCGGGGCATCTGAGAACATTTGGATCTCCACTTTTCACAGTATGTGTGTGCGAATCCTGCGCCGCGATATTGACCGCATCGGGATGAACCGAAACTTCACGATCCTTGACTCGACGGATCAGCAGTCTGTTATTAAATCAATTTTAAAAGAAAAAAATATCGATCCGAAAAAATTTGATCCCCGTTCGCTTCTCGGGTCCATCAGCTCTGCAAAAAATGAGCTGACGACTCCTGAAGAGTTATCCAAGCAGGTAGGCGGGTACTATGATCAGGTGGTCTCTGATGTGTATACAGAATATCAGAAGCGTTTACGCAAGAATCAGGCCCTTGATTTTGATGATTTGATCATGACAACGATCCAATTATTCCAGCGTGTGCCGGAAGTATTGGAATACTATCAGCGGAAATTCCAGTACATCCACGTGGACGAGTATCAGGATACGAACAGGGCGCAGTATATGCTCGTGAAACTGCTCGCTTCCCGTTTCCAAAACCTGTGTGTCGTAGGGGATTCGGACCAGTCGATTTATCGCTGGCGCGGTGCGGACATTGCCAATATCCTTTCATTTGAAAAGGATTATCCGCGGGCGACCGTCATTTTCCTGGAACAGAACTATCGTTCAACTAAGCGGATCCTCCAGGCGGCGAACGAAGTCATCCAGAAGAATTCGAATCGTAAACCGAAGAATCTTTGGACGGAAAATCATGACGGCGAAAAGATTTCCTACTTCCGGGCGGATACGGAGCAGACAGAAGCTCAATTCGTCACAGGGAAAATCAAGGAATTGATGGAAACCGGTAAGAAGAAGTATTCTGATTTTGCCATCCTGTATCGTACGAACGCACAGTCCCGTGTCATGGAGGAAGTGCTGCTTAAATCGAATATCGAGTACTCCATCGTCGGCGGCATCAAGTTCTACGATCGTAAGGAGATCAAGGATATCTTAGCGTATCTCAGGCTCATTTCGAATCCCGATGATGATATCAGCCTTCAGCGTGTCATCAATGTTCCGAAAAGGGGTGTCGGAGCCACTTCGATCGATAAAATTGCCCGTTATGCACAGGATCATGACATTTCCATGTTCAGGGCACTCGCAGAAGCCGACTTCATCGGACTCAGTCCCAAGATCACCAAAGCTGTGATTGAATTCATGGAAATGGTGAAAGGCTACACCAGTATGCAGGAGTATCTGTCTGTCACGGAACTGGTAGAAGAGATTCTTGAGAAATCAGGCTACACCGATATGCTGAAAGCGGAAAAGTCCATAGAGTCTCAATCAAGGCTCGAGAACTTGGACGAGTTCCTGTCTGTAACGAAAAGCTTTGAACAATCCAACGACGATAAGAGCCTCGTGGCATTTTTAACGGACCTTGCATTAGTCGCCGACATCGATAAGCTTGATGAGGATGACCAGCCGAAGGATTCTGTTATCCTGATGACACTGCACGCAGCCAAAGGTCTGGAGTTCCCTGTCGTATTCCTCATGGGAATGGAGGAAGGGGTGTTCCCTCACAGCCGTTCCCTCATGGAAGAGGATGAAATGGAAGAAGAACGCCGTTTGGCTTATGTGGGGATTACCCGTGCGGAAGAGCAGCTCTTCCTGACCAATGCCCAGATGAGAACGCTCTTCGGTCAGACGAAGATGAACCCGGTTTCCCGTTTCATCAATGAAATTCCTGCAGACCTGCTGGATGATGTGATGGCAGAGAAGAAAACGGCCTTCACTCCATTCGGGAAATCAGCGGCGAAATCACCTTCCCGCCCCGCTCCCAGAAAGCCAGTTGCACGTCCGGTCCAAACCACGACGGGTGGAGAATCCGTTGCGTGGCAGGTTGGCGATAAGGCACAGCATAAGAAGTGGGGAACAGGAACGGTTGTCAGTGTGAAGGGATCGGGAGACAGTGTCGAGCTCGATATTGCTTTCCCGAGTCCGATGGGAGTCAAGCGGCTCCTGGCCAAATTTGCTCCAATTGAAAAAGCATAA
- the ligA gene encoding NAD-dependent DNA ligase LigA encodes MDRQSAEKRINELHERLNQYNYEYHVLDKPSVPDSEYDQLLRELIELEDQFPELKSADSPSQRVGGTILDSFEKVEHRTPMLSLGNAFNEEDLRDFDRRVRQAVGEDFSYVCELKIDGLAVSLRYEDGAFVQGATRGDGSIGEDITSNLKTIRSIPLKISEKMSFEVRGEAFMPKGSFEALNKIKEEKGEEPFANPRNAAAGSLRQLDPKIAASRNLDIFLYALADIGDTGIDSHSEGLDTLDKLGFKTNPERKRCATIEEVLEFVGKWTDERPNLSYDIDGIVIKVDSLDQQQELGTTAKSPRWAIAFKFPAEEVVTVLKEIELSVGRTGVVTPTAILEPVRVAGTTVQRASLHNEDLIREKDIKIGDHVVIKKAGDIIPEVVNVLEDKRTGDEQEFLMPTHCPECESELVRLEGEVALRCINPKCPAQIREGLIHFVSRNAMNIDGLGEKVISQLFREKLIEDVADLYRLERDQLLKLERMGEKSVDNLLEAIQTSKGNSLEKLLFGLGIRHVGAKAAKTLAQEFSSMERLMEVGKEELTNVNEIGDKMADAIVAYFENDEVKELIQELKDAGVNLEYKGPKPVSASDVDSYFAGKTIVLTGKIELLSRNEAKEKIEMLGGKVTGSVSKKTDLVIAGEEAGSKLTKANDLNIEVWDEDKLMEELNR; translated from the coding sequence ATGGATCGACAATCAGCCGAAAAGCGTATCAATGAACTTCACGAACGACTGAATCAATATAATTATGAATATCATGTCCTCGACAAGCCTTCTGTTCCGGATTCAGAGTATGATCAACTACTCAGGGAACTCATCGAGCTCGAGGACCAGTTTCCGGAATTGAAATCAGCGGATTCGCCTTCCCAGCGTGTTGGTGGGACCATTCTCGATTCGTTCGAAAAAGTCGAACACAGAACGCCGATGCTGAGCCTTGGGAATGCCTTTAATGAAGAAGATCTTCGTGACTTTGACCGCCGTGTCCGTCAAGCGGTTGGGGAGGACTTCTCCTACGTTTGCGAGCTGAAGATCGATGGTTTAGCCGTTTCTCTCAGATATGAAGACGGGGCGTTCGTCCAAGGGGCTACGCGTGGGGATGGATCCATAGGTGAGGATATCACATCCAATCTGAAGACCATCCGTTCCATCCCGTTAAAGATTTCAGAAAAAATGTCCTTCGAAGTCCGGGGAGAGGCATTCATGCCGAAAGGATCCTTCGAAGCACTGAATAAGATCAAAGAAGAAAAAGGGGAAGAACCCTTTGCCAACCCGCGTAACGCAGCGGCAGGTTCACTCCGCCAGCTGGATCCGAAAATAGCGGCATCCCGGAATCTCGACATTTTCCTATATGCCCTGGCTGATATCGGGGATACCGGAATCGATTCCCATAGCGAGGGATTAGACACGCTTGATAAATTGGGGTTTAAAACAAACCCGGAACGCAAACGATGTGCGACCATTGAAGAAGTCCTTGAATTTGTCGGGAAGTGGACAGATGAACGTCCGAATCTATCCTATGACATAGACGGGATCGTCATCAAGGTCGACTCCCTTGATCAGCAGCAGGAACTTGGAACGACAGCGAAAAGCCCGAGGTGGGCCATTGCGTTCAAATTTCCTGCCGAGGAAGTCGTTACGGTGCTGAAGGAGATTGAACTAAGCGTAGGACGTACAGGAGTCGTCACACCGACGGCCATCCTGGAGCCGGTCCGTGTAGCTGGAACGACTGTCCAGCGTGCCTCCCTTCATAATGAAGATCTGATAAGGGAGAAAGATATCAAGATCGGTGATCACGTCGTCATTAAAAAAGCTGGGGACATCATTCCTGAAGTGGTCAATGTTCTTGAAGACAAGAGAACCGGTGACGAACAGGAATTCCTGATGCCGACTCATTGTCCGGAATGTGAAAGTGAACTTGTGAGACTTGAAGGGGAAGTGGCCCTTCGCTGCATCAACCCGAAATGTCCTGCACAAATCCGGGAAGGGCTCATTCACTTTGTATCCCGCAACGCCATGAACATCGATGGCCTGGGTGAAAAGGTGATCAGTCAGCTGTTCAGGGAAAAATTGATTGAAGATGTAGCCGATTTATACAGACTCGAGCGCGATCAGCTTCTTAAGCTGGAACGGATGGGCGAAAAATCCGTTGATAATTTGTTGGAAGCCATTCAAACGTCGAAAGGGAATTCCCTCGAGAAGCTGTTATTCGGTCTTGGCATCCGTCACGTAGGAGCCAAAGCGGCGAAGACGTTGGCGCAGGAATTCAGCTCAATGGAAAGGCTGATGGAAGTGGGGAAAGAGGAACTGACGAATGTGAATGAGATCGGGGATAAAATGGCCGACGCCATTGTCGCTTACTTTGAAAACGATGAAGTGAAAGAACTCATTCAGGAGCTGAAAGATGCCGGCGTGAACCTTGAATACAAAGGACCGAAGCCTGTATCAGCCAGTGACGTCGACTCTTACTTTGCAGGCAAGACCATAGTCCTTACAGGGAAAATCGAACTATTGAGCCGAAATGAAGCAAAAGAAAAAATCGAGATGCTCGGCGGGAAAGTTACCGGCAGTGTCAGTAAGAAAACCGATCTTGTCATTGCAGGCGAAGAAGCGGGATCAAAGCTTACGAAAGCGAATGACTTAAATATAGAAGTCTGGGATGAGGATAAGCTGATGGAAGAACTTAACCGATAA
- a CDS encoding DUF3048 domain-containing protein codes for MLKRALIIALSSFALVACSSDKEIKKESDKEAATPVVKEETGVETEEMNQYPLTGMAEKEESMNRAVAVMVNNHPKARPQSGLSKADIVYEVLAEGDITRFLAIFQSRMPKEIGPVRSARDYYIELAKGYDSLYVAHGYSPEAKEMLTNGFIDDLNGIQYDGTLFKRASFRKAPHNSYITYEHIKEGAEKNGFDMERPPDALNFSDKGKSNGEAANSVMISYNHNPLFNAVYDFNDKEGRYERFSNGEQTIDYKSKDPVLIENLFIVEAPHKIVDDKGRRDIDLKSGGNAYLIQEGKLRKLQWKNVNGRILPYEKNKPVSLRKGSTWINVIPSSPGLAGSVSYQE; via the coding sequence ATGCTGAAAAGAGCTTTGATTATTGCGTTAAGCTCGTTCGCACTTGTCGCATGTAGTTCAGATAAAGAGATAAAGAAAGAATCTGATAAAGAAGCCGCAACTCCAGTGGTGAAGGAAGAGACAGGCGTAGAAACAGAAGAAATGAATCAGTATCCTTTAACCGGGATGGCTGAAAAGGAAGAATCAATGAACCGGGCGGTCGCCGTGATGGTGAATAACCATCCGAAGGCAAGGCCCCAATCCGGACTGTCGAAAGCGGATATTGTGTATGAAGTGTTGGCCGAGGGGGATATCACCCGTTTCTTAGCCATTTTCCAAAGCAGGATGCCGAAAGAAATCGGCCCTGTCCGAAGTGCCAGAGATTACTATATAGAGCTTGCAAAAGGGTATGACAGTCTCTATGTCGCTCACGGATACAGTCCTGAGGCGAAAGAAATGCTGACCAACGGTTTTATCGATGACCTTAACGGAATCCAATATGACGGGACGTTATTCAAGCGGGCAAGCTTCCGGAAAGCCCCTCATAATTCTTATATCACATATGAACATATCAAAGAGGGAGCGGAAAAGAACGGCTTTGACATGGAGCGACCGCCTGATGCACTGAATTTCAGTGATAAAGGGAAAAGTAATGGGGAAGCTGCAAATTCCGTGATGATTTCATACAATCATAATCCCCTGTTTAATGCTGTGTATGATTTTAATGATAAAGAAGGCCGATACGAGCGTTTTTCAAATGGGGAGCAGACCATCGACTATAAGTCGAAAGATCCCGTCCTGATCGAAAATCTTTTCATCGTAGAAGCTCCACATAAGATTGTCGATGACAAAGGACGCCGGGATATTGACCTCAAATCGGGTGGGAATGCATACTTGATACAGGAAGGGAAGCTCCGGAAGCTTCAATGGAAGAATGTGAATGGCCGGATCCTTCCTTATGAAAAGAATAAACCTGTGAGCCTGCGAAAGGGCTCGACGTGGATCAATGTCATTCCAAGCTCTCCGGGGCTCGCGGGTTCGGTATCCTACCAAGAATAG
- the aceB gene encoding malate synthase A, with the protein MSTQMVGIKVTGELKPGFDEMLSSEALQFLEQLERRFGEKRRELLHNREKKQERINGGELPHFLTETESIRQGEWKVAPIPKALQDRRVEITGPVDRKMVINALNSGAKCFMACFEDATSPTWNNLIEGQINLRDAVHHTIDFEKNGKRYELNEEHAVLIVRPRGLHLEEKHIELDGEPLSGSLVDFGLFFFHNATHLTSLNKGPYFYLPKLESHEEARFWNEVFVFAQDYVGIPQGTIKATVLIETITAAFEMDEILYELKEHSAGLNCGRWDYIFSYIKKLREQEDVILPDRSSVTMTAPFMRSYSLLTIKTCHRRGAPAIGGMAAQIPVKNDPVKNEEAFNKVKTDKEREARDGHDGTWVAHPGLVPVAMDVFNREMKKENQIEEKTLLELEVSEQELLEVPQGAITEEGVRLNINVGIQYISSWLSGQGAAPIHNLMEDVATAEISRAQLWQWIRHPKGILDDGRTITLELYEQLKQEELTKLKSQLGEDRYKERRFSEAVDLFDQLIQNDQFTDFLTIPGYRIL; encoded by the coding sequence ATGTCGACTCAAATGGTTGGTATCAAGGTAACCGGTGAACTTAAACCGGGCTTTGATGAAATGTTATCCTCTGAGGCACTGCAGTTTTTAGAACAGCTGGAGCGCAGGTTCGGGGAGAAACGCAGGGAGCTGTTACACAACAGAGAGAAGAAGCAGGAGCGGATCAATGGAGGAGAGCTTCCTCACTTTTTGACGGAAACCGAATCGATCCGCCAAGGGGAGTGGAAGGTTGCTCCGATTCCAAAAGCACTGCAGGATCGAAGGGTGGAGATCACAGGCCCGGTTGATCGGAAAATGGTCATCAACGCCCTGAATTCAGGAGCAAAATGTTTCATGGCATGTTTTGAAGATGCCACCTCACCTACATGGAACAACCTCATAGAAGGACAAATCAACCTCCGAGACGCTGTACACCACACGATAGACTTCGAGAAAAACGGGAAGCGTTATGAATTGAACGAAGAGCACGCGGTTCTGATCGTAAGACCCAGAGGACTTCACCTGGAAGAGAAACACATCGAACTGGATGGAGAGCCTCTATCAGGAAGCCTTGTGGACTTTGGCTTATTCTTCTTCCATAATGCGACTCACTTAACTTCACTGAATAAAGGCCCTTATTTTTACTTACCTAAATTAGAAAGCCACGAGGAAGCACGATTCTGGAATGAAGTATTTGTATTTGCCCAGGATTATGTGGGGATTCCCCAAGGGACGATCAAAGCGACGGTCCTGATCGAAACAATCACAGCCGCATTTGAAATGGATGAAATCCTTTATGAGTTAAAAGAACACTCAGCAGGGTTGAATTGTGGAAGATGGGATTATATCTTCAGCTATATCAAAAAGCTTCGGGAACAGGAAGATGTGATACTTCCCGATCGTTCATCGGTCACGATGACGGCGCCATTCATGAGGTCATATTCCCTGCTTACGATTAAGACCTGTCACAGAAGGGGAGCACCTGCAATAGGCGGTATGGCGGCGCAGATTCCTGTCAAGAACGATCCTGTCAAGAACGAAGAAGCGTTCAATAAAGTGAAAACAGATAAAGAACGGGAAGCAAGGGATGGTCATGATGGAACGTGGGTCGCGCACCCTGGTCTGGTACCGGTTGCCATGGATGTATTCAATCGGGAAATGAAAAAAGAGAACCAGATCGAAGAGAAAACCTTGCTGGAGCTGGAAGTATCTGAACAGGAGCTTCTCGAAGTTCCTCAAGGAGCGATAACCGAAGAAGGTGTCCGATTGAACATTAATGTAGGCATTCAATACATTTCATCGTGGCTCAGCGGACAGGGGGCGGCTCCGATCCATAATCTGATGGAGGATGTGGCCACGGCAGAAATCTCGCGTGCCCAGCTATGGCAATGGATCCGTCATCCGAAAGGGATTCTCGACGATGGCCGGACTATCACCTTGGAACTCTATGAACAACTGAAGCAGGAAGAGCTGACAAAACTCAAAAGCCAACTGGGAGAAGACCGATACAAGGAACGACGATTCTCTGAAGCCGTCGACCTGTTCGATCAGCTCATACAGAACGACCAGTTCACAGACTTCCTCACCATTCCCGGTTACCGGATCCTTTAA